From the Deinococcus gobiensis I-0 genome, the window TTTCCCTCCCCCCCAGCCCCCCTCCCAGCGGGAGGGGGGAGCTTTTCGCTGCGCTCGGCTCGGCAAGAGTCGTTCCGGACGTTGGCGGGGCTACACGACCTTGCGACGTGACGGCTCAGGCTCGGGGCCAGCCTCCGCCCATCTGGAATGGCCCGCGCGCTGCGCGCACGACGGCCTTCGTGGGGACTTGAGCGGTGAGGTCGTGGGCTGCTCTCGATTCCCTACGCTCCACTTCCCCCTACCGTCTTACGCCGGGTGCAGGCCCGCGAAGTCCAGGCCCGCCGTTTCCTCCCAGCCGCAGGCGATGTTCAGCGACTGGATGGCGTGCCCGGCCGTGCCCTTGACCAGGTTGTCGATGGCGCTCATCAGGACGACGCGGCCGGTCTCGGTATCGAGTTCGAAGCCGATGTCGCAGTAGTTCGTGCCGTCGAGCAGCATGGGGTCGGGGTAGCGGTGGATGCCGCGCGCCGCCTTCACGATGCGCACGAAGGGTTCGGCGGCGTAGACCTCGCGGTAAGCGCTCCAGATGTCGCGCTCGCTGTAGCCGTCGGGCAGCCAGGCCTGGGCCGTGGTCAGGATGCCGCGCACGCGGGGCGTGCTGATGGCCGTCAGGTGCAGGGGGAAGTTGCCCGGCAGTTCCTGGCTGGCCTCGGCGGTGTGGCGGTGGCCCACCGGCTTGTAGACGCGCAGGCTACCCGCGCGCTCGGGATGGTGCGAGGCCTCGCTCGCACTGGCCCCGGCCGCGCTGCTGCCGACCAGCCCGGTGGCGATGATGTCCTTGGGCAGCAGCACGCCCAGCTTGAGGAGCGGGTACAGCGCCAGGATCACACTGGTGGCGAAGCAGCCCGCGCAGGCGATACGGGTCGCGCCGCGCAGGTCCTCGCGGTGCAGCTCGGGGTTGCCGTACACCCAGTCGCCCAGCTGGTCGGGCGCGGGGTGGTCCTCGCCGTAGGTCGCGCGGTAGACCTCCGGGTCCTTGAGGCGGAAGTCGGCGCTGAGGTCCACGACGATGCGGCCCTTTTCGGTGAATTCCGCGATGCGCTTGGCGGCCGAGTTGTGGGGCAGCGCCAGCACGACGATGTCGGCGGCGTCCAGCTCGGCGGCCTTGCGGAACTTGAGGTTGGTTCGCCCGCGCAGGTTGGGGTGCACCATCGAGACGGGCAGCCCGGCCGAGCGCTCGCTCGTGACCTGGGTGACTTCGAGGTGGGGATGGCCCAGGGCGAGGCGCAGGAACTCGCCGCCCGCATAGCCGCTGCCGCCCACGATGGCGACGCTGAGACGTTCGGAAGGAGTCATCCTGCCCAGGAAAGCACGAACCGGGCAGGACTGGAAAGGTATTGTGTAACTGTCAAATGAAAATGGCCTGCCAATTCGGCAAGCCATTTGAAAAGTTCAGGAGGTCTTGGAGGAAGGGTGCTGCCGATTCCGGACCCTCCGGGAAAGCATCCGAGGACCGTCTACCCACACGGCACTCGGGGCGCGGCGGACTCTACTGCCGGATGACCTGGGCGTCCTTGGGCAGGTTGCGCAGGGTCGCGGCGCTCAGGCCCGAATTGGTCTTGTAGGCGCTGATGGTCAGGTCGGCGACCGTCTTGCCGGCCGTGCTCACGAGCTGCACGCGGGTGGGGCGCCAGCCGGCCTCGGTGATCCACACGCGGGTGCGGTCGGTACTGCCGCTGCGGGGGGTGGCTTCGAGCTGGTAGACCCGGCTGCCGGCCGCGCCGCTCGTGCCCAGCAGCTTGACGTCGTAGCCCTTGAGGAGCGAGGCCGTGTTGCTGAACTGCGTGAAGTCCAGCCCACCCAGGCCCGCGCCCTGCGAGGCTTTGCTCAGGGGGGTCACCGTGACCTGATTGGTCAGGAAAAGGTACTGGCGCACCTCGTTCTTGTCGGCCACGACGATGTTGTCGGCCAGCGCGTCGGGAGCGGCGAACTGGAGCCGGGCGAGGTTCTGGGCCGGGATGGCGCGTACGGTGAAATCCACCTTCTGGGCGGCCGATTCGAGGGCGGCGGTGCCGCTGATGCGGAAGGAAACGTCCTTGGCGGTCTTCTGGGCATTGTCCACGCGGGTCAGGATGTCCTGGGCGCTCTGGGCACCCGCGACGCCGGCCAGCGAGAGGATCAGGGTCAGGGGAAGCAGCGTCTTCACGCCGCGCAGTATCGCGCCGGCTCTCATGAGAAGGCGGCCGGGCGGCTGATGTCGGCTTGAGACAGGGCCGCCCGGCGTCCCGGCTCATTCGCCCTCGCTGCCGCCTCCCAGCGGCCACTGGTAGCCCACACGGACGCCGAAGCCGGCCACGCCGCCGGCGTCTTGCCCGCCGCGCAGGTCCAGGGTCGCGGTGCCGGGACCGAGGGGCAACGAGGCCTGCGCCCCCACCCGCAGCGGCGCGGCGCTGATCCGCCACGGTTCGTAGGCGGCGTAGGCCTGCACGCGGCTGCCTTCGCCCAGCAGGTCGGGAGCGGTGACGCTGGCGACCAGCCCCAGGCCCGCCCGCCCACCGCGCGCCGGACCGGCCTGGGCGTCCAGGGCGAGCACCGTGCCCGCCGGGGTCGCGTAGGCCACGCCCGCCGTGAGGCCCAGGACCTCGGTGCCCGCGCGCACGCCGCCGCGCAGGGTGAGGGTGCCGGTCGTCTCGGTCTCGGGAGGGGCGGCGGGGTCGTCGCCCTCGGCGGGGGGCAGGGTCCGGGTCAGGTCGCGGCGGTTTTCGACCCCGAGCGCGAGCTGCGGCTGCGCGCCGAGCTGCCCGTCGGCGGTCACGACCAGCGCGCGGTTCAGGCGGTAACGCGCGCCCAGGTCGGCACTCAGACCCCGGTCCCGCAGGTCGGTGGGGGCCAGCGTCCAGGCGGCCAGGGGGTCGAGGGTCGTGGCGGCGGCCGTCCAGCCGGCCAGCCCCAGGTTCAGGGCGACCGGCCCGGCGGTGCCCGTCGCCGTGGCCCCCAGGCGCACGCCGCCGCTCCAGGCGAGCGCCGCGCGCAGTTCGGCCGACGCCGCGCCCAGGGGGGGCAGGGCGAGGCCACGCGCGTAGCTCAGGTCCGCGCCCCGGTTGGACAGTCCGGCCCCGACCGTGCCGCCCAGCAGGCGCAGGTCCGAGACACCCGCCCGCGCGCTCAGCGGGTACGCCACGCTGAAGTCGAGGCTGGCCGCGTGGGCGGCGGGCGCGCACGCGAGGACCAGGGGAGCGAGCAGGGCGGGCGGCAGGCGAGGTGACATGCGGCCCAGGGTAGCCGGTTATGCTGCACGCCATGCGCCCCCTGCCCCTGCTGCTGGCCCCCGCCCTGCTTCTCGTCGGCTGCGCGCCGGGCCGGGGGCCGGTGCAGGTGCCCACCGTGCAGGTCGAGGGCATCCGCCTGAGCAGCCTGTCGCTGCCGAGCGGCGCGGCCCCGGCCTACGCGGGGGTCACGCTGACGCTGCGGGTAGGCAACCCCAACCCGGTGCCGGTGCGCCTGGCGAACATCGCCGGAACGCTGGTCGTGGACGGGCAGGGCGTAGGCGACGTGAACCTGCCCGACGTGAACCTGCCGGCCGGCGGCGAGGCGCGCCAGAGTGCCGAACTGCGCCTGCCGGTCACGCTGAACACCGCCGCCACCTTCCTGCGGGTGGCGCGCGGCCAGGAGGTGAGCTACCGCCTCGACGGGGCCTTCACCGCCGACCTGGGGGTGCTGGGTCGGCCCACCTTCGGGCCGTTCACCCTGAGCCAGGGGGTCTGGAAGCAGGCGGCCATCCTGCCCTTCTGAGGAGCGGGGCCGCGCGGTATCCTGCCCGAATGGCCCGTACTGTCAACCCCATCCAGGACCGCGCGCGGCGCGCGGCACTGGAAAAGGCGGCGTACCTCGCGCTGTACGAGCGGGGCTTCGCCGGGGTGACGCTGGCCGACATCGCCGGGCACGCCGGGGTGAGCCGGGGCACGCTCGTGTACCACTTCGGCAGCCGCGCGGGGCTGCTGGGGGCGGTCATGCGCCGCTTTACCCGCACCATCGCGGT encodes:
- the argC gene encoding N-acetyl-gamma-glutamyl-phosphate reductase, translating into MTPSERLSVAIVGGSGYAGGEFLRLALGHPHLEVTQVTSERSAGLPVSMVHPNLRGRTNLKFRKAAELDAADIVVLALPHNSAAKRIAEFTEKGRIVVDLSADFRLKDPEVYRATYGEDHPAPDQLGDWVYGNPELHREDLRGATRIACAGCFATSVILALYPLLKLGVLLPKDIIATGLVGSSAAGASASEASHHPERAGSLRVYKPVGHRHTAEASQELPGNFPLHLTAISTPRVRGILTTAQAWLPDGYSERDIWSAYREVYAAEPFVRIVKAARGIHRYPDPMLLDGTNYCDIGFELDTETGRVVLMSAIDNLVKGTAGHAIQSLNIACGWEETAGLDFAGLHPA
- a CDS encoding outer membrane lipoprotein carrier protein LolA — protein: MRAGAILRGVKTLLPLTLILSLAGVAGAQSAQDILTRVDNAQKTAKDVSFRISGTAALESAAQKVDFTVRAIPAQNLARLQFAAPDALADNIVVADKNEVRQYLFLTNQVTVTPLSKASQGAGLGGLDFTQFSNTASLLKGYDVKLLGTSGAAGSRVYQLEATPRSGSTDRTRVWITEAGWRPTRVQLVSTAGKTVADLTISAYKTNSGLSAATLRNLPKDAQVIRQ
- a CDS encoding LEA type 2 family protein; protein product: MRPLPLLLAPALLLVGCAPGRGPVQVPTVQVEGIRLSSLSLPSGAAPAYAGVTLTLRVGNPNPVPVRLANIAGTLVVDGQGVGDVNLPDVNLPAGGEARQSAELRLPVTLNTAATFLRVARGQEVSYRLDGAFTADLGVLGRPTFGPFTLSQGVWKQAAILPF